The sequence below is a genomic window from Haematobia irritans isolate KBUSLIRL chromosome 3, ASM5000362v1, whole genome shotgun sequence.
tttctgctcaaaaatcactacatacttcgttttcgatagcatgctacctatcgtgctcaacttcgagtagaaacaattcgataacgactgcggtgatccgcgtaaactacattacgaagacgaagtactcgatttcgactgcggtgatttggcccctggcACGGTtggtaaagatcatatactaacaccaattacaatttacaaccggattggatgaagtttgcttctcttggagacttcgcaagccaaatctggggatcggtttatatgggggctatatataattatgaaccgatgtggaccaatttttgcacggttgttagagaccatataccaataccatgtaccaaatttcaggcggatcggatgcaatttgctcctctttgaggcttcgcaagccaaatctggagatcggttcatatggggtctatatataattatggaccgatgtggaccgctttttgcatgattgtaagagaccatataccaacaccatataccaaatttcagccggatcggatgaaataggcttctcttaggggctccacaagccaaatctggggatcgggttatatgggggctatatataattaaggaccgatatggaccaatttttgtatggttgttagagaccatataccaacatcatgtaccaaatttcagccggatcggatgaaattttcttctctttgaggctccgcaaaccaaatctggggatcggtttatatggaggctatatataattatggaccgatgtgaaccaatttttgcatggttgttagagaccatataccaacatcatgtaccaaatttcagccggatcggatgaaatttgcttctcttttaggctccgcaagccaaatcttgggatcggtttgaaagggggctatatataattatggaccgatgtggaccaatttttgcacggttgttagagaccatataccaacaccatatacaaaatttcagcccgatcggatgaaatatgcttctgttagaggctccacaagccaaatctgagggaccctttatatgggggctatacgtaaaagtggaccgatatggcccattttcaataccatccgacctacatcgataacaactacttgtgccaagtttcaagtcgatagcttgtttcgttcggaagttagcgtgatttcaacaaacggacggacggacatgcttagatcgactcagaatttcaccacgacccagaatatatatactttatggggtcttagagcaatatttcgatgtgttacaaacggaatgacaaagttaatatacccccatcctatgatggaaggtataaaaatacctgtctacctgcaagtgaaaataattatttttaataaattgaaattaaattgaaaataattatttttaataaattgaaattttggttttattaaaagcggacaaaataccgtttatagaaaaacttaccacattgaaaaatccatccagtaggtacattattggaatcatatccatggactaatggggcgTTTTTGAAATTAGTCTcagatatatttgaaataaaaaatattacaaaattagacataatttccactttttttagtatttaaggtggatattaagttcgagtttagcggctaaaatcgcagttttcatgataagttttttatttaataatccattataaaaaataatcttaaaaaaaaacttggtttgggctattctccatcaagttatatttaaatttatatcgaagacgtataattttataattttcttagtgatttatttttaattttagcggcttaactcgaacttagtactcacctgtaggaattgctgtaacataaaaaagatagattcaaaaaaatggttgcatctccaacctgtgatccagatgtagaataaatatagatcatcctattaccactcatgttgtatatctcttatgtaaatcaatcgcactaattttaaactattaacagaaatatacagttcctttatctgttattcgttttttttatcaataaaaagcgtttttgatttctctaacatcacatcattcacttctcagtttctaaaatgtttcgaaataaatgtattttcattaataaatacCAATACCGcatgtacaattttgcaaaattaaaaacacgtgtgcacttcataaatacatcaacagaactgaatacATCAATAAAAGtcgaagacacaaatagtcataaagtacACATACCTGTCGTAAAGAAAAaccactccacacacacacgatccctttctgatctcgctattgcaagaaaacaactctcaccacaaaaaatACCGCCAACACACAAGgagcattccattgtctctagaatcaaaacaacccacaacagcataaatgacccaATAACAAACCCAaataatcatacgagatatacacaaaatgtctctaaaaactccctcacatgatgcaatgatttcattactctcttctcactttattttgattagttggaattctatcaataagttaaggtaaaatatataccaaatttatgaggaagctataaaaaattatatacacccgtcaaggattatattaactactttttattctactttatcataaattttcaatgtgaggaaaaacactccaacatataataaaaagggaaataatctgcagGTAGCCAttatacgaatcggtaatgtcattaagttaatttttactacaattattttttccatacaaaattttttcttagtaaattgtccacatttcgtagtaagatttttatattgctcatgtatttttataatagaatcaacgatgcattaactactgtgttggaaatttatttaaggaaaaatccttcccatttcgtagttagtgaactaaaaaacatatactgaatttttataagttttcctttagctaagttaattttcgttgtggttacaaaaaatgaactatattacagtaaatttgttgaactatgtgaaagttaaaattgtccttaaatttacaagacactttgttttctttgtagggggtgctcctgctaaattgtcccaggacgtgtcctttgggatgagtccaagaagcgtcctaaaatgtaaatttaccccatcaatgacaaacccatgttaaagtgaacggtcccttccatacgttttgaccagaactgggactggttaaaacgtttgaaaaaattaaatgaaaattaaatattaaaaccaacagttccatttttttttataatttataatttatatttaaggtgtatatttttttagaaattattttaaatgtcTTCTTAAAATATATTCACATTAGAAAACAAAAGTTAAACATATTAGATTAAATCTAGTGTAAATACTAATCCTCCTGTTGTCTTTTTATATATCGCGGTATCCTCTGCATCGAGGCATTCTGCTCTTGGTGATTATTTAAATTAAGACTTCTTCGATACCTGTGTCGTGGATCGTTTCCACATGGTCATCTATCAAATGTTCTGTGGATTCGGATAATACTGGATTATTGGGCTTATAACGATAGGCCACCCACATGAATACAATCATATCGGCAAACATAAGACCAGCGAATAGGAAAAATCTCTGGCTTGCGATTTGAAAAATTTCGCTTCGGCCACTATGACAACAATGACATTACCAAAGGCGACAGTTAGAAGCCAACAGGCCTGCAGCACTGATTTCATAGTAAGTGGAGCTTGGGAATAGGAAAATTCCAAACCTGTTACGGAGAACATAACCTCACCCAAAGTCATGACCACATACTGTGGCACAAGCCATAGAATATTCATGGAATTTGGTTGTATTACTTCTTCTAGTTTTGTTAGAGTGGAAGCATTATTGGCCATGCCAACAAGTAACACGTAGACACCACCATGCTTCATTGAACTTCTTGCTGCTTCACATCATTAACCAGTATATCATATGTGGTGGCTCTTAGTTCTATGATTTTTCTATCGTCAGCTTTCTTAGTGGATTCTGCTTCCCCGGTTTTATGGGATTTCCATGTGATTTCCGTATCTGCATTCATATTCACCAAATTCCTTACCAATGGATTTGCTTTACtagatttttccatttgttcttCATAGACATAGGGCACTTGAGTCTTGATTTTATCTTTGAGAAATATACTATAGGATTTCTTTTCATAGAATGTATAAATACCACCTCCAAGTTTCGGACAATCTGAAAGATAGGGGATTATAAGAGATTACagtaacgtttttttctttgggatttttactttttttcttcttggatGGTATAGAATAATGTTAAAGATTTATTTTCTATGcgcataaaatgttgaaaacctcTTCCAAAGCCCATTGACCGTGACTTCCTCGTATCCGGTTAGGTTACTTTCAATGGTGTACGAACAATTGGGTATACCACTAAAGATCCGCAATTGTATATATCCTGCTGATGGTGTTATTGgatatgttttctataaaatacaaagaaaaataaatttaaattaatgacaAAATCGATTCTTTATCGAAGAAGTTTCTGCAAATTTCTCCCACGGCCCGCTTCACTGCGCTGtcctgattttttttaactgagaGACTGCACATTTTCTGTCAACCATATCCAGAATATTTCGAAGGATAAAGAAAATCCTTTTAAAATAATTCCAAAGGATTTGAAgttattttctaaattcatgTGTTTAGGTTaatcctctaatgcccaatcccgcctttaggtggGCTTCaataaataaggaagcttttagtaaaacacaccttaagacaacaaaaatgggtaaaataaaaaggaaacttagttgaaactgttcaagagactttgcagcatatactgaattttaccgtatagaatctccttgtttagttttctttcttttgtgtcgttaacaggttaggttaggtggcagcccgatgtatcaggctcagttagactattcagtccattgtgataccacattggtgaacttctctcttatcactgagtgctgcccgattctatgttaagctcaatgacaagggacctcctttttatagccgagtccgaacggcgtttcacattaacaggttggctgataagtctgacacatagatggcgtcgctagtattaaatgcatattatttttatatagtaccaactagAGGTCtgtacaattccatttgtaaatgaagagtacacgtgtacttgctacatgagtacatctatttgagagagtcgcaaaacagttGGTacgcattttgatgaacaccaaaagccacgagtaacttcttgttgctactctgatgtcttcactaccaacaaacacatattcctctttctctcttattgaagtgtactcagagtgatcacgtcgagtatgttgcgagaacaaaacttcatagagtactccatgtaccacgtgcagtttcagaaatacaaaaaacagttactctccataatatatgttttcggtttgttataaagaacggcaaacgttaaggtaagtgtgtgacatacataaatatatgaaatatgtgacatacatacatatctatgataggttaggttaggttatgtggcagcccgatgtatcaggttcacttagactattcagtccattgtgataccacattggtgaacttctctcttatcactgagtgctgcccgattccatgttaagctcaatgacaagggacctactttttatagccgagtccgaacggcgttccacattgcagtgaaaccacttagagaagttttgaaacactcagaaatgtcaccagcattactgaggagggataatccaccactgaaaaactttttggtgttcggtcgaagcaggaatcgaacccacgaccttgtgtatgcaaggcgggcaaacAACACCTCACCTTTTGACTCAATCCGCGTTTCGACCCAATTTTTGGCTTCCTTGTATGAACGGAAATGCTAATCAGCCGAGACATGC
It includes:
- the LOC142228857 gene encoding peptide transporter family 1-like isoform X1, producing MKHGGVYVLLVGMANNASTLTKLEEVIQPNSMNILWLVPQYVVMTLGEVMFSVTGLEFSYSQAPLTMKSVLQACWLLTVAFGNVIVVIVAEAKFFKSQARDFSYSLVLCLPI
- the LOC142228857 gene encoding uncharacterized protein LOC142228857 isoform X2; protein product: MEKSSKANPLVRNLVNMNADTEITWKSHKTGEAESTKKADDRKIIELRATTYDILVNDVKQQEVQ